In Streptomyces sp. P3, one DNA window encodes the following:
- a CDS encoding peptidase C39 family protein produces the protein MSRVEQPSRRTVLAATVAAAVAGGSCPSASAASAAEATGAADAEAAPSRTVDYRGWTTYADWRSGLAEGTRALAGVRPGVSIATPLGVVDHTDRHSGTTASWEYATWTSPLHRLTVPATEAIASWNASTPAGSWLQVEFRGTYSDGTDTPWYVMGRWASGDQDIKRCSVDGQTDGTSTVWTDTLAIDDAASGLRLDAYRLRLTLYRRPGTKVTPTVWRLGAMGSDVPDRFTVPASVPGLARELRVPRYSQEIHQGQYPEYDSGGEAWCSPTSSQMIVEYWGGRLTDEQLAWVDPSYADPQVCHAARHTYDHQYAGCGNWPFNAAYAATFEDLQGVVTRLGSLTDLETLIGAGIPAMTSQSFLKGELTGAGYGTSGHLMTVIGFTAEGDVIANDPFSADDAAVRRVYPRREFEDIWLRTRRRNATGKVVSGTGGVCYLYFPARPSARQRQALTAVGIRM, from the coding sequence TTGAGCAGAGTCGAACAGCCGTCCCGCAGAACGGTCCTCGCCGCCACGGTCGCCGCCGCGGTCGCCGGGGGGTCGTGCCCCTCCGCGTCGGCCGCGTCCGCCGCCGAGGCGACCGGGGCGGCGGACGCCGAAGCGGCGCCGTCCCGAACCGTCGACTACCGCGGCTGGACGACCTACGCCGACTGGCGCTCCGGCCTCGCCGAGGGCACCCGTGCCCTGGCGGGGGTCCGCCCGGGGGTCTCCATCGCCACCCCGCTCGGCGTCGTCGATCACACCGACCGGCACAGCGGCACGACCGCGTCGTGGGAGTACGCGACCTGGACGTCGCCCCTGCACCGGCTCACCGTCCCCGCCACGGAGGCGATCGCCTCCTGGAACGCGAGCACCCCGGCCGGCAGCTGGCTCCAGGTCGAGTTCCGGGGCACGTACTCCGACGGCACGGACACCCCCTGGTACGTCATGGGACGCTGGGCCTCCGGGGACCAGGACATCAAGCGGTGCTCGGTCGACGGCCAGACCGACGGCACAAGCACCGTATGGACCGACACCCTCGCGATCGACGACGCCGCGAGCGGGTTGCGGCTCGACGCGTACCGCCTCCGCCTCACCCTGTATCGCCGTCCCGGCACGAAGGTCACGCCGACCGTGTGGCGGCTCGGGGCGATGGGTTCCGACGTGCCGGACCGTTTCACCGTGCCGGCCTCCGTGCCCGGCCTGGCGCGGGAACTGCGCGTGCCCCGTTACTCGCAGGAGATCCACCAGGGCCAGTACCCCGAGTACGACAGCGGCGGCGAGGCCTGGTGCAGCCCCACCTCCTCGCAGATGATCGTCGAGTACTGGGGCGGCCGGCTCACCGACGAGCAGCTCGCGTGGGTCGACCCCTCCTACGCCGACCCGCAGGTGTGCCACGCGGCCCGCCACACCTACGACCACCAGTACGCCGGCTGTGGCAACTGGCCGTTCAACGCGGCCTATGCGGCCACCTTCGAGGACCTGCAGGGCGTGGTCACCCGGCTCGGCTCCCTCACCGACCTCGAGACGCTGATCGGCGCGGGCATCCCGGCCATGACGTCACAGTCCTTCCTCAAGGGGGAGCTCACCGGAGCGGGTTACGGGACCTCCGGGCATCTGATGACCGTGATCGGCTTCACCGCCGAGGGCGACGTGATCGCCAACGACCCGTTCTCGGCGGACGACGCGGCGGTGCGGCGGGTGTACCCGCGGCGGGAGTTCGAGGACATCTGGCTCAGGACCAGGCGTCGCAACGCGACGGGCAAGGTGGTCTCCGGCACGGGCGGCGTCTGCTACCTCTACTTCCCGGCACGTCCGAGCGCCCGCCAGCGCCAGGCTCTGACGGCGGTGGGAATCCGGATGTGA
- a CDS encoding SCO1431 family membrane protein, whose product MTAQTATVTRTRTGGPETDGPKILEHALGWVLVAVFAMLVTQLGLL is encoded by the coding sequence ATGACCGCTCAGACAGCCACTGTCACCCGCACCCGTACCGGCGGCCCCGAAACCGACGGCCCGAAGATCCTGGAGCACGCCCTGGGCTGGGTCCTCGTCGCGGTTTTCGCGATGCTGGTCACCCAGCTCGGGCTGCTCTGA
- a CDS encoding TetR/AcrR family transcriptional regulator, with protein MNISEQREVVRPRARGTERSLARRAELISIGRKLFADTSYDALSMDDIARQAHVAKGLIYYYFQSKRGYYLAIIQDSVADLVTFAASGLELPQVDRVQRTIDGYLRYAEHNQAAYRTIVSGGVGFDTEVHGIRDGVRAAIVATIAEGAYGRSDVPPLPRMGLLAWVCSVEGVTLEWIDRPELTRAVMVELLVKTLGGALRAIEDLDPAFPAPKPARREG; from the coding sequence TTGAATATCAGTGAACAGCGCGAAGTCGTACGTCCCCGGGCGCGCGGCACCGAGCGCTCACTGGCGCGTCGCGCCGAACTCATCTCCATCGGCCGGAAGTTGTTCGCCGACACGTCCTACGACGCGCTCTCGATGGACGACATCGCCCGGCAGGCGCATGTCGCCAAGGGGCTGATCTACTACTACTTCCAGTCCAAGCGCGGCTACTACCTGGCCATCATCCAGGATTCCGTCGCCGATCTGGTCACCTTCGCGGCGAGCGGCCTCGAACTGCCCCAGGTGGACCGGGTGCAGCGCACCATCGACGGTTATCTGCGCTATGCCGAGCACAACCAGGCCGCCTACCGCACGATCGTGAGCGGCGGCGTCGGCTTCGACACCGAGGTCCACGGCATCCGGGACGGCGTGCGCGCGGCGATCGTGGCGACCATCGCCGAGGGTGCGTACGGCCGCAGTGACGTGCCGCCGCTGCCGCGCATGGGTCTGCTCGCCTGGGTGTGCAGCGTCGAGGGGGTCACGCTGGAGTGGATCGACCGTCCCGAGCTCACCCGTGCGGTCATGGTCGAGCTGCTGGTGAAGACCCTGGGGGGCGCCCTGCGCGCCATCGAGGACCTCGACCCGGCCTTCCCGGCGCCGAAGCCGGCCCGGCGCGAGGGCTGA
- a CDS encoding Lrp/AsnC family transcriptional regulator, whose product MEELDRQIVQLLVKDGRMSYTDLGKATGLSTSAVHQRVRRLEQRGVIRGYAAVVDSEAVGLPLTAFISVKPFDPSAPDDIAERLADVPEIEACHSVAGDENYILKVRVATPHELEELLGRLRALAGVSTRTTVVLSTPYEARPPRI is encoded by the coding sequence ATGGAGGAGCTGGACCGACAAATCGTGCAGCTGCTCGTCAAGGACGGGCGGATGAGCTACACCGATCTGGGCAAGGCCACGGGCCTGTCCACATCTGCCGTGCACCAGAGGGTGCGAAGGCTGGAACAGCGCGGCGTCATCCGCGGATACGCGGCCGTCGTCGACTCGGAGGCCGTCGGGCTGCCCCTGACCGCCTTCATCTCGGTGAAGCCGTTCGACCCCAGCGCCCCCGACGACATCGCCGAGCGGCTGGCGGACGTGCCCGAGATCGAGGCCTGCCACAGCGTGGCCGGCGACGAGAACTACATCCTCAAGGTGCGCGTGGCCACCCCGCACGAGCTGGAGGAGTTGCTGGGGCGGCTCAGGGCGCTCGCGGGAGTGTCGACGAGGACGACGGTCGTCCTGTCCACCCCCTACGAGGCCCGGCCGCCGCGGATCTGA
- a CDS encoding amidohydrolase, translating to MSEHAPEPKTVLLRRGEVHSPADPFATAMVVERGQVAWVGSEGAADAFAGGVDEVVDLDGALVTPAFTDAHVHTTSTGLALTGLDLSAAPSLAAALALVREFAVSRPQDKVLLGHGWDASRWPEGRPPRRAELDEAAGGRPLYLSRIDVHSAAVTTALLALAPRARDAAGFADEDPLTRDAHHTVRAAAFAAVTPAQRAEAQRTALAHAASLGIGSVHECAGPEISSEDDFTDLLRLAARTPGPRVVGYWAERDVDKARELGALGAAGDLFVDGALGSHTACLHTPYADAGHTGAAYLDADDVAAHVTACTEAGLQAGFHAIGDAAVTAVVEGVRAAAEKVGLARIRAARHRVEHAEMLTPETVAAFAELGLTASVQPAFDALWGGEQGMYAQRLGEDRARTLNPFAALLRAGVPLAFGSDSPVTPLDPWGTVRAAAFHRTPEHRVSARAAFTAHTRGGWRAVGRDDAGVLVPGAPADYALWRTDELVVQAPDDRVARWSTDPRSGTPGLPDLTPGNDLPVCLRTVVGGRTVFVRPSE from the coding sequence ATGAGCGAGCACGCCCCCGAGCCCAAGACCGTCCTGCTCCGCCGAGGAGAGGTCCACAGCCCCGCCGATCCCTTCGCGACCGCGATGGTCGTCGAACGCGGTCAGGTCGCCTGGGTCGGCTCCGAGGGCGCCGCCGACGCCTTCGCCGGCGGCGTCGACGAGGTGGTCGACCTGGACGGAGCCCTCGTCACCCCGGCGTTCACCGACGCCCATGTGCACACCACGTCCACCGGCCTCGCGCTCACCGGACTCGACCTGTCCGCGGCGCCATCCCTGGCGGCCGCCCTCGCCCTGGTGCGCGAGTTCGCGGTGTCCCGCCCGCAGGACAAGGTGCTGCTGGGCCATGGTTGGGACGCCTCCCGCTGGCCGGAGGGCCGCCCGCCCCGGCGCGCGGAACTGGACGAGGCGGCCGGCGGCCGGCCGCTCTACCTCAGCCGGATCGACGTCCACTCGGCCGCGGTCACCACCGCCCTGCTGGCACTCGCCCCCCGGGCCCGGGACGCGGCAGGCTTCGCCGACGAAGATCCGCTCACCCGCGACGCCCACCACACCGTCCGCGCCGCCGCGTTCGCAGCCGTGACGCCCGCCCAGCGCGCCGAGGCCCAGCGCACCGCCCTCGCGCACGCCGCCTCGCTCGGCATCGGATCCGTCCACGAGTGCGCCGGCCCGGAGATCTCCTCCGAGGACGACTTCACCGACCTGCTTCGGCTCGCCGCCCGGACGCCCGGCCCCCGCGTCGTCGGCTACTGGGCGGAGCGCGACGTCGACAAGGCCCGCGAGCTCGGAGCCCTCGGAGCCGCGGGGGACCTGTTCGTCGACGGAGCCCTCGGCTCCCACACCGCCTGTCTGCACACTCCGTACGCCGACGCCGGGCACACCGGAGCCGCCTACCTGGACGCCGACGACGTCGCCGCCCACGTGACGGCCTGCACCGAAGCAGGGCTCCAGGCGGGCTTCCACGCCATCGGCGACGCCGCCGTCACGGCCGTCGTCGAGGGCGTCCGCGCCGCCGCCGAGAAGGTCGGCCTAGCCCGGATCCGCGCCGCCCGCCACCGTGTGGAGCACGCGGAGATGCTCACGCCCGAGACCGTCGCCGCCTTCGCCGAACTGGGACTCACCGCCTCCGTCCAGCCCGCCTTCGACGCCCTGTGGGGCGGCGAACAGGGAATGTACGCGCAGCGGCTGGGCGAGGACCGGGCGAGGACCCTGAACCCGTTCGCCGCCCTGCTGCGGGCCGGCGTGCCGCTCGCCTTCGGCTCCGACAGCCCGGTCACCCCGCTCGACCCGTGGGGGACCGTGCGCGCCGCCGCCTTCCATCGGACCCCGGAACACCGGGTCTCCGCCCGCGCCGCGTTCACCGCGCACACCCGTGGCGGCTGGCGGGCGGTCGGCCGCGACGACGCGGGGGTGCTGGTCCCGGGCGCACCGGCCGACTACGCGCTCTGGCGCACGGACGAACTCGTGGTCCAGGCCCCGGACGACCGTGTCGCCCGTTGGTCCACCGACCCCCGTTCCGGAACCCCGGGACTGCCCGATCTGACGCCCGGCAACGACCTCCCGGTGTGTCTGCGCACCGTGGTGGGCGGCCGGACGGTGTTCGTGCGGCCGAGCGAGTGA
- a CDS encoding polyprenol monophosphomannose synthase has product MNDGDGTLAAQDRGRMFGPLGTALVIIPTYNEAENIKSIVGRVREAVPEAHVLVADDNSPDGTGRLADELAAADDQVRVLHRKGKEGLGAAYLAGFRWGLDNDYGVLIEMDADGSHQPEELPRLLTALKGADLVLGSRWVPGGRVVNWPRSREVISRGGSLYSRLALDLPLRDITGGYRAFRRETLEGLGLDEVASQGYCFQVDLARRAVKGGFHVVEVPITFVEREHGDSKMSRDILVEALWRVTAWGVGERVGRITGRSAGRTERPQAPARSHSEG; this is encoded by the coding sequence GTGAACGACGGCGACGGGACCCTCGCGGCACAGGACCGGGGGAGGATGTTCGGTCCGCTCGGTACGGCCTTGGTGATCATCCCGACCTACAACGAGGCGGAGAACATCAAGAGCATCGTCGGCCGGGTGCGGGAGGCTGTTCCCGAGGCCCACGTCCTCGTCGCCGACGACAACAGTCCCGACGGCACCGGGCGGCTCGCCGACGAGCTGGCCGCGGCGGACGACCAGGTCCGGGTGCTGCACCGCAAGGGCAAGGAAGGTCTCGGCGCCGCCTACCTCGCGGGCTTCCGCTGGGGCCTGGACAACGACTACGGCGTGCTGATCGAGATGGACGCCGACGGCTCCCACCAGCCCGAGGAACTGCCCCGGCTGCTCACCGCGCTCAAGGGCGCCGACCTGGTGCTCGGCTCGCGCTGGGTGCCGGGCGGTCGGGTGGTGAACTGGCCCAGGTCCCGCGAGGTCATCTCGCGCGGCGGCAGCCTCTACTCCCGCCTGGCCCTCGATCTGCCCCTGCGGGACATCACCGGCGGCTACCGGGCCTTCCGCCGCGAGACCCTCGAGGGGCTGGGTCTGGACGAGGTCGCCTCCCAGGGCTACTGCTTCCAGGTCGACCTGGCCCGTCGCGCGGTCAAGGGCGGCTTCCATGTCGTCGAGGTCCCCATCACCTTCGTCGAGCGCGAGCACGGCGACTCCAAGATGAGCCGCGACATCCTCGTCGAGGCCCTGTGGCGGGTCACGGCCTGGGGCGTGGGGGAGAGGGTCGGCAGGATCACCGGACGGAGTGCCGGCCGGACCGAGCGTCCGCAGGCGCCCGCCAGGTCGCACAGCGAAGGCTGA
- the fxsA gene encoding FxsA family membrane protein has product MTTGAPTPVHPIPDRPGRPQPQPRRSRLRTFLPLGLAGWLVLEIWLLTMVAGASSGLVVCLLLVAGFVLGSVVIKRAGRRAFRNLNEALQRGAAPGRGGNGLMMLGGLLLMIPGLLSDAVGLLLLLPPVQKAVGAFAERRLRVAAATPGTLGDAFQQARIHRPDGKVVQGEVVRDDR; this is encoded by the coding sequence ATGACGACAGGAGCTCCGACCCCCGTACACCCGATCCCCGACCGCCCAGGCCGTCCTCAGCCCCAGCCCCGCCGCTCGCGACTGCGCACGTTCTTGCCGCTGGGCCTCGCCGGCTGGCTGGTGCTGGAGATCTGGCTGCTGACGATGGTCGCCGGAGCGTCCTCGGGCCTCGTGGTGTGCCTGCTCCTCGTCGCCGGGTTCGTGCTCGGTTCGGTGGTCATCAAGCGGGCGGGCCGACGCGCCTTCCGCAACCTCAACGAGGCGCTCCAGCGGGGCGCCGCCCCCGGCCGCGGGGGCAACGGCCTGATGATGCTCGGGGGGCTGCTCCTGATGATCCCGGGCCTGCTCTCCGACGCGGTCGGCCTGCTCCTGCTCCTGCCGCCGGTCCAGAAGGCGGTCGGCGCCTTCGCCGAGCGCCGACTGCGTGTGGCGGCGGCCACTCCGGGCACTCTGGGGGACGCCTTCCAGCAGGCGCGCATCCACCGCCCCGACGGCAAGGTGGTCCAGGGAGAGGTCGTCCGGGACGACCGGTAG
- a CDS encoding RNA polymerase-binding protein RbpA produces MSERALRGTRLVVTSYETDRGIDLAPRQAVEYACEKGHRFEMPFSVEAEIPPEWECKVCGAPALLVDGDGPEEKKAKPARTHWDMLMERRTREELEEVLEERLAVLRSGAMNLAVHPRDSRKSA; encoded by the coding sequence ATGAGTGAGCGAGCTCTTCGCGGCACGCGCCTCGTGGTGACCAGCTACGAGACGGACCGCGGCATCGACCTGGCCCCGCGCCAGGCCGTGGAGTACGCATGTGAGAAGGGGCACCGGTTTGAGATGCCCTTCTCGGTCGAGGCGGAGATTCCGCCCGAGTGGGAGTGCAAGGTCTGCGGAGCCCCTGCACTCCTCGTGGACGGCGACGGCCCTGAGGAGAAGAAGGCCAAGCCCGCGCGTACGCATTGGGACATGCTGATGGAGCGGCGGACGCGCGAGGAACTCGAAGAGGTCCTCGAGGAGCGGCTGGCCGTTCTGCGGTCCGGGGCGATGAACCTTGCGGTGCATCCCCGGGACAGCCGCAAGTCGGCATAG
- a CDS encoding MFS transporter, with protein sequence MGIDTVRTAASEEAAGRRREQRGWYFYDWACSVYSTSVLTVFLGPYLTSVAKKAADADGYVHPLGIPVSAGSFFAYSVSLSVIVAVLVMPLVGAAADRSGRKKPLLGIAAYVGAAATACMFFLGGDRYLLGGALLVVANAAQSVAMMLYNSYLPQIAPPEERDAVSSRGWAFGYAAGSLVLVANLVLYLAHDSFGVSESAAVRICLASAGLWWGGFTVIPLLRLRDRPAAVREATAPGLRQLAATVRDMRRHPLTLAFLLAYLVYNDGIQTVISQASVYGSEELGLSQATLIGAVLLVQVLAVAGALGMGRLARVYGAKRTILGSLVAWTLTLGAGYFLPAGAPAAFFVLAGAIGLVLGGSQALSRSLFSHLVPPGKEAEYFSAYEMSDRGMSWLGPLLFGLTYQLTGSYRDAIVSLVAFFVIGFLLLARVPVRRAIGDAGNPVPDKI encoded by the coding sequence GTGGGCATCGACACCGTGCGGACGGCGGCGTCCGAGGAGGCCGCCGGGCGGCGGCGCGAGCAGCGCGGGTGGTATTTCTACGACTGGGCGTGCTCCGTCTATTCGACGAGCGTGCTCACCGTGTTCCTGGGGCCGTACCTGACCTCGGTCGCGAAGAAGGCAGCGGACGCCGACGGGTACGTGCATCCGCTCGGCATCCCGGTCAGCGCCGGCTCCTTCTTCGCGTACTCGGTCTCCCTGTCCGTGATCGTCGCCGTCCTCGTGATGCCCCTCGTGGGTGCCGCCGCCGATCGGTCCGGCCGCAAGAAGCCCCTGCTGGGTATCGCCGCCTATGTGGGCGCCGCGGCCACCGCCTGCATGTTCTTCCTGGGCGGCGACCGCTATCTGCTGGGCGGCGCGCTGCTGGTCGTGGCGAACGCGGCCCAGTCGGTGGCGATGATGCTCTACAACTCCTATCTGCCGCAGATCGCCCCGCCCGAGGAACGCGACGCGGTCTCCTCGCGGGGATGGGCCTTCGGCTATGCGGCGGGGTCGCTGGTGCTGGTCGCGAACCTGGTGCTCTACCTCGCCCACGACTCCTTCGGCGTCTCCGAGTCCGCCGCCGTCCGCATCTGTCTGGCCTCGGCCGGTCTGTGGTGGGGCGGCTTCACGGTGATCCCGCTGCTGCGGCTGCGCGACCGGCCGGCCGCGGTGCGGGAGGCGACGGCTCCGGGGCTGCGCCAGCTCGCCGCGACGGTCCGCGACATGCGCCGCCACCCGCTGACGCTCGCCTTCCTCCTCGCCTACCTGGTCTACAACGACGGCATCCAGACCGTGATCTCCCAGGCCTCGGTCTACGGCTCCGAGGAGCTCGGCCTCAGCCAGGCCACGCTGATCGGGGCGGTCCTGCTGGTGCAGGTGCTCGCCGTGGCGGGCGCGCTAGGCATGGGGCGCCTGGCCCGGGTCTACGGCGCGAAGCGGACGATCCTCGGATCTCTGGTGGCCTGGACGCTCACCCTGGGCGCGGGGTACTTCCTGCCGGCGGGAGCGCCTGCGGCGTTCTTCGTGCTGGCCGGCGCCATCGGGCTGGTCCTCGGCGGCAGCCAGGCCCTCTCCCGCTCCCTCTTCTCCCATCTCGTCCCGCCCGGCAAGGAGGCCGAGTACTTCTCGGCGTACGAGATGAGCGACCGCGGCATGAGCTGGCTCGGGCCGCTGCTGTTCGGTCTCACCTACCAGCTGACCGGCAGTTACCGGGACGCAATCGTCTCCCTGGTGGCCTTCTTCGTCATCGGGTTCCTGCTGCTGGCGCGGGTGCCCGTGCGGCGGGCGATCGGCGACGCGGGGAACCCGGTGCCCGACAAGATTTAG
- a CDS encoding glycerophosphodiester phosphodiesterase yields the protein MTSPVRHPYLDHPRPIPIAHRGGAADGLENTVAQFRRAVEAGYRYIETDVHATRDGRLVAVHDTTLDRVTDGSGRIADLPWSDVAHARVGGEEPVPLFEELLETFPEVRWNIDVKAEPALHPLLDLIGRTDAWDRVCVGSFSEARVARAQRLAGPRLATSYGTRGVLGLRLRSWGVPTPLRRSAIAAQVPEVRSGVQVVDRRFVRAAHARGLQVHVWTINEPDRMHRLLDLGVDGIMTDHIDTLRKVMQDRGVWV from the coding sequence GTGACCAGCCCCGTACGCCACCCGTACCTCGATCACCCGCGGCCCATCCCGATCGCCCACCGCGGCGGGGCCGCGGACGGCCTGGAGAACACCGTGGCGCAGTTCCGGCGCGCGGTCGAGGCGGGTTACCGCTATATCGAGACCGACGTGCACGCCACTCGGGACGGCCGGCTCGTCGCCGTCCACGACACGACGCTGGACCGGGTGACGGACGGCTCGGGGCGCATCGCCGACCTCCCCTGGTCGGACGTGGCCCACGCGCGCGTGGGCGGCGAGGAACCGGTGCCGCTCTTCGAGGAGCTTCTGGAGACGTTCCCCGAGGTGCGGTGGAACATCGACGTCAAGGCGGAACCCGCCCTGCACCCCCTGCTCGATCTCATCGGCCGTACGGACGCGTGGGACCGCGTCTGCGTAGGCTCGTTCTCCGAGGCCCGCGTCGCCCGTGCCCAGCGGCTGGCCGGCCCTCGCCTCGCAACGTCGTACGGCACCCGGGGCGTGCTCGGCCTGCGGCTGCGCTCCTGGGGTGTGCCCACGCCGCTGCGTCGCTCGGCGATCGCCGCGCAGGTGCCCGAGGTGCGGTCGGGGGTCCAGGTGGTGGACCGGCGTTTCGTCCGCGCCGCGCACGCGCGCGGGCTGCAGGTGCACGTGTGGACGATCAACGAACCCGATCGGATGCACCGGCTCCTGGACCTGGGGGTCGATGGCATCATGACCGATCACATCGACACGTTGCGCAAGGTCATGCAGGACCGGGGCGTCTGGGTCTGA
- a CDS encoding YitT family protein, whose product METTGFLRRPTRRRPAPGKLPRRLIQLYTGLALYGASSALLVKAGLGLEPWNVLHQGLAELTGMSIGVVTTLLGAVVLLLWIPLRQRPGLGTISNVLVIGVVMDGTLALVPEAHALAVRVPLMAAAVVLNGAATGLYIAAALGPGPRDGLMTGLHRRTGRSIRLMRTTVEAAVVVTGFALGGTIGVGTVLYAVAIGPLAQFFLRTFAVRTPAAASTVVAAGAPRGAILRA is encoded by the coding sequence TTGGAGACCACAGGATTTCTCCGGCGTCCGACGCGGCGACGTCCGGCGCCGGGAAAACTGCCGCGACGGCTGATCCAGCTGTACACCGGCCTCGCGCTCTACGGCGCCAGCTCGGCACTGCTCGTCAAGGCGGGTCTCGGGCTGGAGCCCTGGAACGTGCTGCACCAGGGCCTGGCCGAGCTCACCGGAATGTCGATCGGGGTCGTGACGACCCTTCTCGGCGCGGTGGTGCTGCTGCTGTGGATCCCGTTGCGCCAGCGCCCGGGGCTCGGCACGATCTCCAACGTGCTGGTCATCGGCGTCGTGATGGACGGCACGCTCGCCCTGGTCCCCGAGGCCCACGCGCTCGCCGTGCGCGTTCCCCTGATGGCGGCGGCCGTCGTGCTCAACGGAGCCGCCACCGGCCTCTACATCGCGGCCGCCCTCGGACCCGGCCCGCGCGACGGACTGATGACGGGACTGCACCGGCGCACCGGGCGCTCGATCCGTCTGATGCGGACGACGGTCGAGGCGGCGGTCGTCGTGACCGGGTTCGCGCTCGGCGGCACCATAGGCGTCGGCACCGTGCTGTACGCGGTCGCGATCGGCCCGCTCGCCCAGTTCTTCCTGCGGACGTTCGCCGTCCGCACGCCGGCCGCCGCCAGCACGGTCGTTGCCGCAGGGGCGCCCCGGGGAGCGATACTGCGTGCGTGA
- a CDS encoding PLP-dependent aminotransferase family protein, producing the protein MAQWTSAVGAAQLARLLKSQQDRPAGPGSRRPPAYRALADGVRLLVLEGRVPVAARLPAERELALALSVSRTTVAAAYEALRAEGFLESRRGAGSWTAVPAGNPVPARGLEPLPPEALGSIIDLGCAALPAPEPWLTRAVQGALEELPPYAHTHGDYPAGLPALRTMIAERYTARGIPTMPEQIMVTTGAMGAIDAICHLFGGRGERIAVESPSYANILQLMREAGARLVPVAMADGLAGWDMDRWRQVLRDAAPRIAYVVADFHNPTGALADEDQRRRLVEAARSAGTVLVADETMSELWLDDDVEMPRPVCGFDPAGSTVITVGSASKAFWAGMRIGWVRAAPDVVRSLVAARAYADLGTPVLEQLAVNWLFSTGGWEQAVELRRSQARGNRDDLVAALRRELPDWEYTVPKGGLTLWVRAGGLSGSRLAEAGERVGLRVPSGPRFGVDGAFEGYVRLPFTVGGAVAEEAAARLSAAARIVRSGGTAGGEGPRTFVA; encoded by the coding sequence ATGGCGCAGTGGACCTCGGCGGTGGGGGCCGCCCAGCTCGCGCGGCTCCTCAAGTCCCAGCAGGACCGCCCGGCGGGCCCGGGCTCGCGTCGGCCGCCCGCCTACCGGGCACTCGCCGACGGCGTCCGGCTGCTGGTGCTGGAGGGCCGTGTGCCCGTCGCCGCGCGCCTGCCCGCCGAACGGGAACTGGCCCTCGCCCTGTCCGTGAGCCGGACCACCGTCGCCGCCGCCTACGAGGCGCTGCGCGCGGAGGGGTTCCTGGAGTCCCGGCGGGGCGCCGGGAGCTGGACGGCCGTTCCGGCGGGCAACCCGGTCCCGGCCCGCGGCCTGGAACCGCTGCCGCCCGAGGCCCTGGGCTCGATCATCGACCTGGGCTGCGCGGCCCTGCCCGCGCCCGAGCCGTGGCTCACCCGCGCCGTGCAGGGCGCGCTGGAGGAACTGCCCCCGTACGCCCACACGCACGGGGACTATCCGGCGGGCCTGCCCGCGCTGCGGACGATGATCGCCGAGCGGTACACCGCGCGCGGGATTCCCACGATGCCCGAGCAGATCATGGTCACGACGGGCGCGATGGGGGCCATCGACGCCATCTGTCACCTGTTCGGCGGGCGTGGGGAGCGCATCGCCGTCGAGTCGCCCTCCTACGCCAACATCCTCCAGCTGATGCGCGAGGCGGGCGCCCGTCTGGTGCCGGTCGCCATGGCGGACGGACTGGCCGGGTGGGACATGGACCGCTGGCGCCAGGTGCTGCGGGACGCCGCGCCGCGCATCGCGTACGTCGTCGCCGACTTCCACAACCCGACCGGCGCGCTCGCCGACGAGGACCAACGGCGCCGTCTCGTGGAGGCCGCCCGATCCGCCGGGACGGTCCTGGTGGCCGACGAGACCATGAGTGAACTGTGGCTCGACGACGACGTCGAGATGCCGCGGCCGGTGTGCGGCTTCGACCCCGCGGGCTCGACGGTGATCACGGTCGGGTCGGCGAGCAAGGCCTTCTGGGCCGGCATGCGCATCGGCTGGGTGCGGGCCGCCCCCGACGTCGTGCGCAGTCTCGTCGCGGCCCGCGCCTACGCCGACCTGGGCACGCCGGTGCTGGAGCAGCTGGCGGTGAACTGGCTGTTCAGCACCGGAGGCTGGGAGCAGGCGGTGGAGCTGCGGCGCAGCCAGGCCCGGGGGAACCGGGACGACCTGGTCGCCGCGCTGCGCCGCGAGCTGCCGGACTGGGAGTACACCGTGCCCAAGGGCGGGCTGACGCTCTGGGTGAGGGCCGGGGGGCTCTCCGGATCGAGGCTGGCCGAGGCGGGGGAACGGGTGGGCCTGCGGGTGCCGTCGGGGCCCCGCTTCGGCGTCGACGGCGCCTTCGAGGGCTATGTACGGCTGCCGTTCACCGTGGGGGGCGCGGTGGCGGAAGAGGCGGCCGCCCGCCTGTCCGCCGCAGCGCGGATCGTGCGGAGCGGAGGGACGGCGGGGGGCGAGGGGCCGCGTACGTTCGTGGCGTAG